In the genome of Candidatus Omnitrophota bacterium, one region contains:
- a CDS encoding radical SAM protein, producing MDKYRIDSHKLIYHVGRVNQWLEGKDISPLYMEISLTGACNNRCIFCAFDYLNYKPQYLSEKVLKKFISEVSRSGLKSILFSGEGEPLLHPGLVSIIRHAREKLLDVALTTNGTLLSGKIASSILPYLSWLRISFNAATANNYARIHGNTKESFYKIVANIKNAVSVKRKHQYSCVIGVQFLLIKENNKEVLKMAKLVKGLGADYLVVKPYSQHPKSINRLSKTISYNKMRELEDKLDTFSDDRFKVIFRANTMAKLNQERNYKKCLALPFWAHLVSNGDLYACSAFISDKRFCYGNIYKGSFEQIWKSAQRRKLEKLMKNSWDMHNCRLCCRMDEVNNYLWELKNPPIHVNFI from the coding sequence ATGGATAAATACCGTATTGATTCGCATAAATTAATTTATCATGTCGGACGGGTGAATCAATGGCTTGAAGGAAAAGACATCTCTCCTTTATATATGGAGATTTCCTTGACCGGGGCCTGTAATAACCGCTGTATCTTTTGCGCCTTTGATTATTTAAATTATAAGCCGCAGTACCTATCGGAGAAAGTTTTAAAGAAGTTTATATCTGAAGTTTCCAGGTCCGGATTGAAAAGTATTTTATTCTCTGGCGAGGGCGAGCCGCTTTTGCATCCTGGCCTGGTAAGCATAATCAGGCATGCTAGAGAAAAGCTCTTAGATGTTGCCTTAACCACAAACGGCACGCTTTTAAGCGGCAAGATAGCCTCATCTATCTTGCCGTATTTAAGCTGGCTGAGGATTAGTTTTAACGCTGCGACAGCTAATAATTACGCGCGCATCCATGGAAACACAAAAGAAAGCTTTTATAAAATAGTAGCCAATATTAAAAACGCGGTATCTGTTAAGAGAAAACATCAATATTCTTGTGTCATCGGAGTGCAGTTTCTACTTATTAAGGAAAATAATAAAGAAGTTCTTAAAATGGCAAAGCTTGTAAAGGGCTTAGGCGCGGATTATCTGGTTGTTAAGCCGTATTCACAACATCCCAAGAGCATTAATCGCTTGTCCAAGACTATTTCCTATAATAAAATGCGTGAGCTTGAAGATAAACTTGACACTTTTTCAGATGATCGATTTAAGGTTATTTTTCGAGCCAATACTATGGCAAAGTTAAACCAGGAAAGAAATTATAAAAAGTGCCTTGCGCTGCCATTCTGGGCGCATCTTGTTTCAAATGGCGATCTTTATGCCTGCAGCGCTTTTATTTCCGATAAACGTTTTTGTTACGGGAATATTTATAAAGGCTCTTTTGAGCAGATTTGGAAATCTGCTCAAAGAAGGAAATTAGAGAAGTTGATGAAAAATTCGTGGGATATGCATAATTGCCGTTTGTGCTGCCGCATGGATGAAGTAAATAACTATCTTTGGGAACTTAAAAATCCCCCCATTCACGTTAATTTTATTTAA
- a CDS encoding glycosyltransferase family 9 protein — translation MGKVLIIKLGYSETLDKETSTTTSLGDVIRTTVILNFFKNDHISWLVDEKARQLLEGNSCIKRIMTYNLENVLQLQRERFDTVINLEKVPGICALADSISAWRRFGFRFDEYEGKAQSYDGAEKVLALCLDDDKKKKNIRYWQEALAEMIDQKWNKEEYVLGYKPSNKVIYDIGFNWAVGDKWRNKSWPAQYWDSLEEMLKGKYSVTRQKGLNNLYEYMDWINSCKMIITNDSLGMHLAIALKKKIIAFFGPSSSSEVYLYDLGKIITPETGYSCVPCLQRECHQKKNCMYFITPKQAFEEVKKILKK, via the coding sequence ATGGGCAAGGTGCTTATTATAAAACTGGGCTATTCGGAGACGTTGGATAAAGAGACTTCCACTACCACAAGTTTAGGAGATGTTATCCGCACCACTGTCATACTTAATTTTTTTAAGAATGACCATATAAGCTGGCTGGTTGATGAAAAGGCGCGCCAACTTTTAGAGGGTAATTCTTGCATCAAAAGGATCATGACTTATAATCTGGAGAATGTCTTGCAGCTTCAAAGGGAGAGGTTCGACACTGTAATTAATCTTGAGAAGGTCCCCGGGATTTGCGCTTTGGCAGATTCTATTAGCGCCTGGAGGAGATTTGGTTTTCGCTTTGATGAATATGAGGGCAAAGCCCAGAGCTATGATGGGGCAGAGAAGGTGCTTGCCTTGTGCCTTGATGATGATAAAAAAAAGAAAAACATACGTTATTGGCAGGAAGCATTAGCTGAAATGATTGACCAAAAATGGAATAAAGAAGAATATGTGCTTGGCTATAAGCCTTCTAATAAAGTAATTTACGATATTGGCTTTAACTGGGCGGTAGGAGATAAGTGGAGGAATAAAAGCTGGCCAGCGCAATATTGGGATAGCCTGGAAGAAATGCTTAAGGGGAAATATTCTGTTACCCGGCAAAAGGGGCTTAATAATCTTTATGAATATATGGATTGGATTAATTCCTGTAAGATGATTATTACAAATGACAGCTTAGGGATGCATCTGGCGATTGCTTTAAAGAAAAAGATTATCGCATTCTTTGGCCCCAGCTCTTCTTCTGAGGTTTATCTGTATGATTTGGGCAAAATTATTACGCCTGAAACAGGCTATTCTTGTGTCCCCTGTTTACAGAGAGAATGCCATCAAAAGAAAAACTGCATGTATTTTATAACCCCTAAACAGGCGTTCGAGGAAGTAAAAAAGATCCTCAAGAAATAA